From the genome of Fundidesulfovibrio putealis DSM 16056:
GGCCCTGGGGGTCGTTCTCGCGGTAGCAGCCCTCGCAATACAGGTTGCACTTGGTGGTGGGCTCAAGCCAGGTGATGGCGTTGTCTGCCAGGTTCCAGGGGAGTCTGTAGTACGTCTCGGGCGTGAGTGGGCGTATGGGGTTCATGGCTGGTCCGTATGCTTGATATTATCAGGAGGAAATACGGCTAAATCGGACAATCAGTAGCGCAATCATCAGGGGTTGGCAACGTCCGGGAGCCTGCCCGCACGGATGAAGGATTCCACCTGCATGAACGCAAACTCGTTGCCGCGAAAGTCAACGGCACGCACGCGCTCGCGGCAGGCCTCCACCTGGGATTCGAACCCGGCCACGGCGGATTCGTCCAGGTGGTGCATGTCCAGGTGCAGGCCGTAGCCGAGCTTTTGCAGGTAGTGGGCGTTCAGCCACTGCTCGAAGGCCCCGCGCACCGGCAGCGAGATGATGGGCTTGCCGTAGTACAGGGCCTCGCTCATCAGGGTGTGGCCGCCGCCGCAGATCACGAAGTTGGCCGAGGCCATGTCGCGCAGCAGGCCGTCCTCACTGAAGCTCTTGAAGGTAAGGTTTCCGTCGGTTTCGTCCTTTCCGTACCCATAGACGATCACCGGGCGGCCCAGGGTTTTGAGCAGGGGGACGAAATTGTCGCAGATGGAGCAGCTCTGGTACACCAGGATGTGTTCGCCGATGCTGGCCTCGTGCTCGAAGACCTTCTCCCGGTGGATGGGCGGCGAGATGGCGCGCTGCGGGCCGGGTTTGAGCGGCGGCTGGTAGAAGCTGATGATCAGGTGTGCCGTGGAGTTGGAGAAGAGCCTGTTCACCGAGAACGAGGTGGAGGTGAGGTCCCACCAGACCGAGCCGGGCAGCTGGTGCTCGCACAGGGTGATGACGTGCTGGTGGTCCAGCGACAGGCAGGGGATGCCTGCCCGTTTGGCCGCGATGGGCACGAAGTATTCGTAGTCGGACAGGCACACGTCCGGCTTGAAGCGCTCGATGACCTTGGAAAGGCGTGTGAGTTCGCTCTCGCGCTGGATGAGCGTTTTTGCGCCGAGCTTCACCGTCTCGATAAGATCGAGCGAGTAGTTCTTGTAGCGCGTGCCTGGGTTCAGGGCGATCTCCACCGGGTAGTGGGCGCGCAGGATGCCTGCGGCCTCCTCGCTGGTGACGAACAGGAACTCGTGCTCGGAGAAACGCCGGGCCAGGGTCAGGGCGCGGATGGCGTGGCCGTGCTGGGAGCCGTGAACGCCGTAGAGGATGCGTGCCATGTGGTGTGTCCGTTGTCGCGATATGTGAGATGCGGCTAAGAGCGCATCAGTGCGCGTCCGGGCCGTCCGGTGCGCGTCAGGCCCCCGGCGCGGGGAGCCGAAACATTACTCGTCGCAAAGCCTCCTGCGGGTTTCGACTCCCCGCGCCGGAGTCCCGCCTCGCCCCGGACCGCCCCGTCCGCCGGGTGACGCCCAAGATGGGCGTCGGGATCGGTACGGGAAGAACAGGGCTGCCAGAGCCAGTACGTATCGACTCTGTGTGCCGGAGTTTCATTCCCCGTGGGCAGCTCCTTCCGTCCGGTAACGCAAACATGAGCGTGAAGGCCGGGACGGGTAGCCCAAATAGGGGATTCCAAAGGGACTTGTCCCTTTGGCCGCCGGAGGCTGTGTTTACTAAGATATGCTCGGGTTATTGTGTTT
Proteins encoded in this window:
- a CDS encoding glycosyltransferase family protein; the encoded protein is MARILYGVHGSQHGHAIRALTLARRFSEHEFLFVTSEEAAGILRAHYPVEIALNPGTRYKNYSLDLIETVKLGAKTLIQRESELTRLSKVIERFKPDVCLSDYEYFVPIAAKRAGIPCLSLDHQHVITLCEHQLPGSVWWDLTSTSFSVNRLFSNSTAHLIISFYQPPLKPGPQRAISPPIHREKVFEHEASIGEHILVYQSCSICDNFVPLLKTLGRPVIVYGYGKDETDGNLTFKSFSEDGLLRDMASANFVICGGGHTLMSEALYYGKPIISLPVRGAFEQWLNAHYLQKLGYGLHLDMHHLDESAVAGFESQVEACRERVRAVDFRGNEFAFMQVESFIRAGRLPDVANP